The proteins below are encoded in one region of Thermus caldifontis:
- a CDS encoding S1C family serine protease — MRKAWGIFLLLPLAGALYALWSQPVPLWGRSEEAAWELVQAPPERLQEVYTKAHPAVLRIDGPEGSRGTGFFYREGFVLTAYHVVAEGGPYTLVLSNRRRATATLLGFAEPMDLAVLATEAQALALLPLETQRRPQVGEAVLHIGNGRGQFIAPRYGRITQTSVDPSPFLPSGLVETSLPLSPGDSGGPVLDLEGKVLGVAVAIGQTEEGFRSFFTPLLNRSQALAEMEGGKRSYWPYLGLRGPRGLTPQLARELGLPPGGVLVGEVVPGGAAHRAGLRGLEAGGVPDVILEVNGVPVNSFEDLLREVRRYGVGERVRLTVRRGGEIFGVEVELAPFPGR; from the coding sequence ATGAGGAAAGCCTGGGGGATTTTCCTCCTTCTTCCCTTGGCGGGGGCCCTCTACGCCCTGTGGAGCCAGCCCGTACCGCTTTGGGGTAGGTCAGAGGAGGCGGCTTGGGAACTGGTCCAGGCGCCTCCTGAACGCCTGCAGGAGGTTTACACCAAGGCCCATCCCGCCGTCTTGCGCATAGATGGCCCCGAGGGAAGCCGGGGCACGGGGTTCTTCTACCGGGAGGGCTTTGTCCTCACCGCCTACCACGTGGTGGCGGAGGGGGGGCCCTACACCCTGGTGCTTTCCAACCGCAGGCGGGCCACGGCCACCCTTCTGGGCTTCGCCGAGCCCATGGACCTGGCGGTCCTGGCCACGGAGGCCCAAGCCCTCGCCCTTCTTCCCCTGGAAACCCAAAGGCGCCCCCAGGTGGGAGAGGCCGTCCTGCACATCGGCAACGGCCGGGGCCAGTTCATCGCCCCCCGCTACGGGCGCATCACCCAAACCTCCGTGGACCCCTCTCCCTTCCTGCCCTCAGGCCTGGTGGAAACCAGCCTGCCCCTCTCCCCAGGGGATTCGGGTGGACCCGTGCTGGACCTGGAGGGGAAAGTACTGGGGGTGGCGGTGGCCATAGGCCAGACGGAGGAGGGCTTCCGGAGCTTCTTCACCCCGCTTCTTAACCGGAGCCAGGCCCTGGCGGAGATGGAAGGGGGCAAACGGAGCTACTGGCCCTATCTGGGCCTGAGGGGTCCCAGGGGCTTAACCCCACAGCTGGCCCGGGAGCTGGGCCTGCCCCCGGGTGGGGTGCTGGTGGGCGAGGTGGTGCCGGGCGGGGCCGCCCACCGGGCAGGGCTAAGGGGCCTGGAAGCGGGAGGGGTGCCGGATGTGATCCTCGAGGTCAACGGGGTGCCCGTGAATAGCTTTGAAGACCTCCTGCGGGAGGTACGCCGCTATGGGGTGGGGGAACGGGTCCGCCTCACCGTGCGCCGGGGTGGGGAGATCTTCGGGGTGGAGGTGGAACTCGCCCCCTTCCCTGGGCGGTAG
- a CDS encoding YwiC-like family protein gives MRATGVPLKTVALPTEHGGWGFTLEPILLGLLLSPGPHTLGLALLGLFGFLARHPLKLVYQDLRKGKRYPRTQLALKVGGAYSILALLGLLLATWTAQGPFLLPLLLALPLGAYMLWADASNRSRDLFPEMAAALAMASLAPAGVLAGGLGLEIALGSFLALALRDVAALYYARTQVLRARGRNPKLHPAHLALWASSLLALLLQGQGLLPAPTTLALLLLALYGSLALTRPPVEARIIGWTQMGFGLLVVLATALGYTLQGLPTALLGIPALHRFLGWFLVGLAFLVGLYLLLRREVNLPVRILLGLYDLNALMGLLYLAFFWKPLPHPLLALTGVVLLHLLLRKPYPWPGVGFLLLGFLLLWH, from the coding sequence ATGCGTGCGACCGGTGTCCCTCTTAAAACCGTAGCCCTCCCCACGGAGCATGGGGGTTGGGGGTTCACCCTGGAACCCATCCTCCTGGGCCTGTTGCTCTCCCCCGGACCCCACACCCTGGGGCTTGCCCTCCTGGGCCTCTTCGGCTTCCTGGCCCGGCACCCCTTGAAGCTGGTCTACCAGGACCTTAGAAAGGGAAAGCGCTACCCCCGTACCCAGCTGGCTTTGAAGGTGGGCGGGGCCTATTCGATCCTGGCCCTTCTGGGCCTTCTCCTGGCCACCTGGACCGCCCAAGGCCCTTTCCTTCTTCCCCTTTTACTAGCCCTGCCCTTAGGGGCCTACATGCTTTGGGCGGACGCCTCAAACCGCTCCCGCGATCTTTTCCCTGAGATGGCCGCCGCCTTAGCCATGGCCTCCTTGGCCCCAGCGGGGGTGCTGGCGGGGGGCTTGGGGCTGGAGATCGCTTTGGGAAGCTTTCTGGCCTTGGCCCTGAGGGACGTGGCCGCCCTCTACTACGCCCGCACCCAGGTGCTCAGGGCCCGGGGAAGAAACCCCAAGCTTCACCCTGCCCACCTGGCCCTTTGGGCCTCCTCCCTCCTCGCCCTTCTTCTTCAAGGACAGGGGCTTCTGCCCGCTCCCACCACCCTTGCCCTCCTCCTCCTGGCCCTATATGGCAGTTTGGCCCTCACAAGACCACCGGTGGAGGCCCGGATCATCGGCTGGACGCAGATGGGCTTTGGCCTCCTGGTGGTCCTGGCCACGGCTTTGGGCTATACCCTCCAAGGCCTCCCCACGGCTCTCCTTGGGATACCGGCCCTGCACCGGTTTCTGGGGTGGTTCTTGGTGGGGCTAGCCTTTTTGGTTGGTCTTTACCTTCTTCTGCGGAGAGAGGTGAACCTGCCTGTGCGCATCCTCCTGGGCCTCTACGACCTGAATGCCCTCATGGGCCTCCTCTACCTGGCCTTTTTCTGGAAGCCTCTCCCTCACCCTCTCCTGGCCCTCACGGGCGTGGTCCTCCTTCACCTCCTCCTGAGAAAACCCTATCCCTGGCCCGGGGTTGGCTTTCTCCTCCTGGGATTCCTCCTTCTTTGGCACTGA